Proteins co-encoded in one candidate division KSB1 bacterium genomic window:
- the recN gene encoding DNA repair protein RecN: MLKRLYIKNYALLDEVEVEFGPGLNIITGETGAGKSIIIDALSTVLGEKAEVEVIRAGADKAVIEGIFLVSHLPDVRAFLADNALDDGADELIVRRELHLSGRSRAFVNDNPVPLKVLEELGDLLVDLHGQHEHQSLLRVREHLLYLDAFAQLERERETVRRQYEHVQRLARDLEELREQARQRAEKRALFEFQLKEIQAVNPEKDEDQLLEREESLARNRERLFALTEEICQLLYEGEGAASERLHRCTSLLEELRGIDDSFAALVEMCESARIAAEEIAKTARAYQSRIDFSPSRLEEIHERLARLNGLKKRYGGTLDAVLEHKEMLVRELALWENQEEQIATAELRLREEKERLAELCVALSERRRQASSLLEQRVVAELANLGIQRASFMVQIQWEENAAGLVEAEGKRYRVTPRGLDDVEFFISTNPGEPVRPLAKVASGGEISRIMLALKSVLAGLDRVPVLIFDEIDIGISGRVAQVVGRSLRSLGRSHQVISITHLPQIASMGDRHYVVEKRVEGDRTHTTVRTLREEERPAEIAKLLGGETVTEAHLEGARELLAQANSSPGEEAGL; this comes from the coding sequence ATGCTCAAAAGGCTCTACATCAAGAACTATGCGCTGCTGGACGAAGTGGAGGTGGAGTTCGGGCCTGGCCTGAACATCATTACCGGAGAGACAGGCGCCGGCAAGTCCATCATCATAGACGCGCTGAGCACCGTGCTTGGGGAGAAGGCGGAGGTGGAGGTTATCCGGGCCGGGGCAGACAAGGCGGTGATCGAGGGGATTTTCCTCGTCTCGCACCTTCCGGACGTGAGGGCTTTCCTGGCTGACAACGCGTTGGATGACGGGGCGGATGAGCTCATTGTGCGGCGTGAGCTGCACTTGTCTGGACGAAGTAGGGCGTTCGTCAACGATAACCCGGTGCCACTCAAGGTGCTGGAAGAACTCGGCGATCTGTTGGTGGACTTGCACGGGCAGCACGAGCACCAGTCGCTCCTGCGCGTACGGGAACACCTTCTGTACTTAGATGCCTTTGCCCAGCTGGAAAGAGAGAGAGAGACGGTACGGAGACAGTACGAGCACGTCCAGAGGCTTGCTCGAGACTTAGAGGAGTTGAGAGAACAGGCGCGGCAACGCGCGGAAAAGCGGGCGCTGTTTGAGTTTCAGCTCAAAGAGATCCAAGCTGTGAATCCAGAGAAGGATGAGGACCAGCTTTTGGAGCGGGAAGAGTCGCTGGCCCGCAATCGCGAACGTCTGTTTGCCCTCACGGAGGAAATCTGCCAGCTTCTTTACGAAGGTGAGGGCGCGGCAAGCGAGCGTTTGCACCGCTGCACCTCTTTGCTGGAGGAGCTCCGTGGGATTGACGACTCATTTGCTGCTCTGGTAGAGATGTGCGAATCTGCACGCATTGCCGCCGAGGAGATTGCCAAGACAGCGCGGGCATACCAGAGCAGGATCGACTTCTCTCCCTCCCGGCTTGAAGAAATCCACGAACGCTTAGCCCGCCTGAATGGTCTGAAGAAGCGCTATGGCGGTACGCTGGATGCGGTGTTGGAGCACAAAGAGATGTTGGTCCGCGAGCTCGCGCTGTGGGAGAACCAGGAGGAACAGATCGCCACTGCTGAACTGCGTCTGCGGGAGGAAAAGGAGCGGCTCGCAGAACTGTGTGTGGCCCTTTCTGAACGGCGACGCCAGGCGAGCTCGCTCCTGGAGCAGCGCGTGGTGGCAGAATTGGCCAATTTGGGCATCCAGCGTGCCTCGTTCATGGTGCAAATTCAATGGGAGGAGAATGCGGCGGGTCTTGTGGAGGCCGAGGGGAAGCGCTATCGTGTCACCCCACGAGGGTTGGATGATGTGGAGTTTTTCATTTCCACTAATCCAGGGGAGCCGGTGCGGCCTTTGGCGAAAGTGGCCTCGGGAGGGGAGATCTCCCGCATCATGCTGGCGCTCAAGTCGGTGCTGGCGGGACTGGACCGGGTCCCGGTGCTGATCTTCGACGAGATCGACATCGGTATTTCGGGCAGAGTGGCGCAGGTGGTGGGCCGAAGTCTGCGGAGCCTGGGGCGCAGCCACCAGGTCATCTCCATTACGCATCTCCCGCAAATCGCCAGCATGGGGGACCGGCATTATGTGGTCGAGAAGAGGGTTGAAGGGGACCGTACCCACACTACGGTGCGGACCCTGAGGGAAGAGGAACGCCCGGCCGAGATCGCCAAGCTGTTGGGGGGCGAGACTGTGACCGAGGCGCATCTAGAAGGGGCGCGCGAGTTGTTGGCGCAGGCCAACAGCTCGCCAGGCGAAGAAGCTGGGCTTTGA
- a CDS encoding tetratricopeptide repeat protein, with protein sequence MHKFRALFVIAVGVALATCGGRRQATVPPEADEQYRSRILALLEADTLSGQREAGSGIATEAVPKQQVPERTGGKTEQGAAPLAESLYMSAQSRYQELQARLRARQATVDSLKRVLAAADQEIRRLNQEVQTAKTAPTRAPAAVARTNSGGTYEERYQAALRLTQGQQLRRAIGEFEALISENPVHSLADNCQYWIGQCYYDLGQYDQAIAEFLKVFSFAATDKYDDAHLMICKSYVALGEREAARVELRSFLLHHPRSEYRQTAEAMLRTLSR encoded by the coding sequence ATGCACAAGTTCCGGGCGCTATTCGTGATTGCGGTAGGGGTGGCATTGGCCACCTGCGGTGGGCGGCGGCAGGCCACGGTTCCACCAGAAGCAGACGAGCAGTACCGCAGTCGCATCCTGGCGCTTCTCGAAGCCGATACGTTAAGTGGGCAAAGGGAGGCAGGAAGCGGCATTGCGACAGAGGCCGTCCCAAAGCAGCAGGTGCCGGAAAGGACCGGCGGAAAGACGGAACAGGGCGCTGCCCCATTGGCAGAAAGCTTGTACATGTCCGCGCAAAGCCGCTACCAAGAACTACAAGCCAGGCTGCGGGCACGTCAGGCCACCGTGGATAGTCTGAAGCGCGTACTTGCCGCAGCAGACCAGGAGATAAGGCGGCTCAACCAGGAGGTCCAGACAGCCAAGACTGCCCCGACCAGAGCTCCTGCCGCTGTGGCCCGGACGAACAGCGGGGGAACCTACGAGGAGCGCTACCAGGCCGCCCTGCGGCTAACCCAAGGACAGCAGTTGCGTCGGGCTATCGGAGAGTTCGAAGCCCTCATTTCCGAAAACCCAGTTCATTCGCTGGCAGACAATTGCCAGTACTGGATTGGACAATGCTACTACGACCTTGGCCAGTATGACCAAGCGATAGCCGAGTTCCTCAAAGTCTTTTCTTTCGCTGCCACGGACAAGTACGACGACGCGCACCTGATGATTTGCAAGTCTTACGTTGCCCTGGGCGAGCGCGAGGCAGCGCGTGTGGAACTGAGGAGTTTCTTGCTTCACCACCCTCGGAGTGAATACCGCCAGACAGCAGAGGCCATGCTTCGTACCCTCTCCCGGTAG
- the dnaE gene encoding DNA polymerase III subunit alpha, with amino-acid sequence MPEFVHLHTHSHYSLLDGAAPIPKLVKTCAEMNMRALALTDHGNMFGAIEFYDQALKAGIIPILGVEAYVSPGNSEDRTPHRSGEGNYHLVLLARNLTGYKNLLKLVSHGYLKGFYQRPRIDKQLLRLHHDGLIALSACIKGEVSRFLLQGMWEEARRAALEYKEIFGEDFYLEIQDHGLADEQVVREQMVRLSKELGIPVVATNDVHYLKREHYAAHDILLCLQTGADLNAPDRLRYATDQIYFKSAEEMAALFQDVPEAIENTVAIAEKCHVLLDLKARHLPRFALPAGERVSTLDEYLEKLVWEGVRRCYGTPTPEIENRVRHELKIIRDAGYAGYFLIVRDFIEYARSVGIPVGPGRGSAAGSVVSYLLGITRIDPLKYDLVFERFLNPERLSPPDIDVDFCDQRRDEVIAYVRKKYGANNVAQIITFGSMAARAVVRDVGRVMKIPLGEVDRIAKLIPAGPNVSLQQALNSVKELADLVASKEEYQKLIEYSLVLEGIARHASTHAAGVVIAPDELTNYVPLYRVRDQEVVTQYDKDSLEKIGLLKIDLLGLRTLTVVDDTVKAVRRKGVPLNIDAIPLDDAETYRLLSEGRTVGVFQFESSGMREWLKRLRPTRLEDLIAMNALYRPGPMDTIEDFVARRHGQRTIEYLHPLLEPILKETYGVAIYQEQVIRICHEIGGFSLGQADVVRRAMGKKIPEEMERQRGLFVNGARERGIDAETASAIFDMMVSFAGYGFNKSHAAGYALLAYQTAYLKAHYPAEFMAATLTSEMGDTDRVVKLIGECRRMNIPVLPPDVNESEAAFVVTEKGIRFGLGAVKNAGLGAIEEIVRARHAGGAFTDLFDFCARVDLRVVNKKVLESLIQAGAMDSLGGHRAQLMAALEAAVNWGQALQAERAIGQTSIFGDVGAEHPLKPSLPQETPWSEDETLRKEKAVLGFYVSGHPLNRFREEIETFATLTLDGFEDAQDGTEVRVCGVVTDFVTRPDQRGGVTGFFTLEDLTGTGECLMFSSNFEKYREYLYAGAMVMVVGRVSNRLDKGAKIICEEVVPLTEVAERFARRLCLRIAPGSLEMSTVERLGELLAQHKGDCPLFITLPTQNGRNLVLSASRAKVKPGPGLMEGLRALLGSDNVWMAG; translated from the coding sequence ATGCCGGAATTTGTTCACCTCCACACTCACTCGCACTATAGCCTCCTGGACGGTGCCGCGCCCATTCCCAAGTTGGTGAAGACATGCGCCGAGATGAATATGCGCGCGCTCGCGCTCACCGACCACGGGAACATGTTCGGCGCCATAGAGTTCTATGACCAGGCGCTGAAGGCCGGTATCATCCCCATTCTCGGTGTGGAAGCGTACGTGAGCCCCGGCAATAGCGAGGACCGTACCCCCCACAGGTCTGGTGAAGGCAACTATCACTTGGTCCTTCTTGCCCGCAATTTGACCGGCTACAAAAACCTCTTGAAGCTAGTCTCACATGGCTACCTAAAAGGTTTCTACCAGAGGCCGCGCATCGACAAGCAGCTGCTTCGGCTCCATCATGATGGCCTCATCGCCCTCTCGGCGTGCATCAAGGGGGAGGTCAGCAGGTTCCTCCTCCAAGGGATGTGGGAGGAGGCCCGGCGCGCCGCTCTCGAGTACAAGGAAATCTTCGGGGAGGATTTCTATCTTGAGATCCAGGACCACGGCTTAGCAGATGAGCAAGTGGTGCGCGAGCAGATGGTGAGGTTGTCAAAAGAGCTGGGCATTCCTGTGGTGGCGACCAACGATGTCCATTACCTCAAGCGCGAGCACTATGCGGCCCACGACATTCTCCTGTGCCTCCAAACAGGTGCCGACCTCAATGCGCCGGATCGGCTTCGCTACGCCACAGACCAGATCTATTTCAAGTCCGCTGAGGAGATGGCCGCTCTGTTTCAAGACGTGCCAGAAGCCATTGAAAACACGGTGGCCATTGCCGAGAAATGCCATGTTTTGCTCGACCTCAAGGCAAGACACCTGCCCCGCTTTGCGCTGCCGGCGGGCGAGCGAGTGAGCACGCTGGATGAGTATCTGGAAAAGCTGGTTTGGGAGGGTGTCCGCCGGTGCTATGGTACTCCCACGCCTGAGATCGAAAATCGAGTACGCCACGAGCTCAAGATTATTCGTGATGCTGGTTACGCGGGTTACTTCCTCATCGTGCGGGATTTCATCGAGTACGCACGCAGCGTGGGTATTCCAGTCGGTCCGGGGCGAGGCTCAGCAGCGGGGAGTGTGGTCTCATACCTGCTGGGCATCACCCGCATCGATCCCCTCAAGTATGACCTAGTGTTTGAGCGTTTCCTGAACCCGGAGCGTTTGAGCCCGCCGGATATCGATGTGGACTTTTGCGACCAACGGCGCGATGAGGTAATTGCCTACGTGCGCAAGAAGTACGGCGCCAACAACGTGGCGCAGATCATCACCTTCGGCTCGATGGCCGCACGAGCAGTGGTGCGGGATGTTGGCCGGGTGATGAAGATCCCCCTGGGCGAGGTGGATCGCATCGCCAAACTTATTCCGGCAGGGCCGAACGTCTCACTACAGCAGGCGCTCAACTCGGTCAAAGAATTGGCGGACCTGGTTGCCAGCAAAGAGGAATATCAGAAGCTGATCGAGTACTCCCTCGTACTGGAAGGTATTGCCCGCCACGCCTCCACGCACGCCGCTGGCGTGGTCATTGCCCCAGACGAGCTCACCAACTATGTGCCTCTTTATCGCGTCCGGGACCAGGAGGTGGTAACCCAGTACGACAAGGACAGCCTCGAGAAAATCGGCCTGCTTAAGATCGATCTCCTGGGTTTGCGCACCTTGACGGTGGTCGACGATACTGTGAAGGCGGTGCGTCGAAAGGGTGTCCCTCTGAATATCGACGCGATCCCTTTGGACGATGCCGAGACCTACCGCCTGCTCTCAGAAGGACGGACCGTGGGGGTGTTCCAATTCGAGAGTAGCGGGATGCGTGAATGGCTGAAGAGGCTGCGCCCCACGCGCCTCGAAGACCTCATAGCCATGAACGCCCTGTATCGGCCAGGCCCCATGGACACCATCGAAGACTTTGTTGCCCGGCGGCACGGTCAGAGAACCATTGAATATCTCCACCCTCTGCTGGAGCCGATTCTCAAGGAAACCTATGGCGTGGCAATCTACCAGGAGCAGGTCATTCGCATCTGCCACGAGATCGGCGGTTTCTCCCTGGGGCAGGCCGACGTGGTACGCCGCGCAATGGGCAAGAAGATTCCTGAAGAGATGGAGCGGCAGCGCGGCCTGTTCGTCAACGGCGCCCGGGAGCGCGGGATCGACGCGGAGACTGCATCGGCCATTTTTGACATGATGGTGAGTTTTGCCGGCTATGGCTTCAACAAGTCACACGCCGCAGGCTATGCGCTGCTTGCTTACCAGACAGCCTATCTCAAGGCACACTATCCTGCCGAGTTCATGGCTGCTACGCTGACCAGCGAAATGGGGGACACCGACCGTGTGGTGAAGCTGATCGGTGAATGCCGGCGGATGAACATTCCCGTCTTGCCTCCGGACGTGAACGAGAGTGAGGCGGCCTTTGTAGTCACCGAGAAGGGGATTCGCTTTGGGCTTGGTGCGGTGAAAAACGCAGGCCTCGGTGCCATTGAAGAGATTGTGCGGGCCCGGCACGCGGGCGGGGCATTCACAGATCTGTTTGACTTTTGCGCGCGGGTAGACTTGCGCGTGGTCAATAAGAAAGTGCTGGAAAGCCTCATCCAGGCGGGAGCGATGGATTCCCTAGGCGGCCACCGGGCACAGCTGATGGCAGCGCTCGAGGCTGCAGTCAATTGGGGGCAAGCGCTGCAGGCAGAGCGGGCCATAGGCCAAACCAGCATCTTCGGCGATGTGGGTGCCGAGCACCCCCTCAAACCCTCTCTTCCTCAAGAGACCCCATGGTCTGAGGACGAGACCTTGCGCAAGGAAAAGGCTGTGCTGGGGTTCTACGTGTCGGGTCATCCACTGAATCGGTTTCGCGAGGAGATCGAGACTTTTGCCACCCTCACCCTGGACGGATTTGAGGACGCACAGGATGGCACGGAAGTGCGCGTGTGTGGGGTGGTCACAGATTTTGTTACCCGTCCTGACCAGCGCGGTGGCGTGACCGGCTTTTTCACCCTCGAGGATCTCACCGGCACCGGTGAGTGCTTGATGTTCTCCAGTAACTTTGAGAAGTATCGCGAGTATCTTTACGCCGGGGCAATGGTAATGGTGGTCGGGAGAGTCTCTAACCGTTTGGATAAAGGGGCGAAAATCATTTGCGAAGAGGTTGTGCCCCTCACCGAGGTTGCAGAGCGTTTCGCCCGGCGGCTCTGTCTGCGCATCGCGCCGGGCTCCTTGGAGATGTCCACGGTTGAACGCCTCGGGGAACTGCTTGCGCAGCACAAGGGGGACTGTCCGCTTTTCATTACCTTGCCCACCCAAAACGGCAGGAACTTGGTGCTTTCTGCGAGCAGGGCGAAGGTCAAGCCAGGACCTGGACTCATGGAGGGTCTTCGCGCGCTCTTGGGCAGTGATAACGTTTGGATGGCTGGATGA
- a CDS encoding YIP1 family protein: MQWTLTRARDILLETRQTWEQIKNEALNPAEITARYVSVLSVVPAVAFYFRFFFSSGRVWVHFLSTLLFFVLCIAAVHFTARVMHAIAREMEVGGEALDFLKLSAFSFTPVLLGGVFVAFPWLSGLTFIVALYGLYLLYVGIPMLAKCPDEKLLNFSVSSMAVLYGAFLVAYVIPRLMMALF; encoded by the coding sequence ATGCAATGGACTCTGACCCGGGCTAGGGATATCCTGTTGGAAACGCGACAGACATGGGAGCAGATCAAGAACGAGGCGCTCAACCCTGCAGAGATTACGGCAAGATATGTGAGCGTACTCTCGGTCGTTCCGGCAGTTGCTTTCTATTTCCGCTTCTTTTTTAGCAGCGGTCGCGTATGGGTGCATTTCCTCAGCACGCTCCTCTTTTTTGTACTTTGCATAGCGGCTGTGCACTTCACTGCTCGGGTAATGCACGCCATTGCGCGCGAAATGGAGGTTGGGGGCGAGGCCTTGGACTTCCTAAAGCTCTCCGCCTTTTCTTTCACTCCTGTTCTTCTGGGCGGCGTGTTCGTGGCGTTTCCTTGGCTTTCCGGCCTCACGTTCATCGTCGCCTTGTATGGCCTTTACCTGCTCTACGTGGGTATCCCTATGCTGGCAAAATGTCCCGATGAGAAGCTTCTTAACTTCTCGGTCTCCAGCATGGCGGTCCTATATGGCGCTTTTCTGGTCGCATATGTGATTCCCCGGCTCATGATGGCGCTGTTCTGA
- a CDS encoding ribonuclease HI family protein, translated as MKTEASDRDLYRALRALLPVEELAKRLGVETSRVEALLSRLEGLLANDLPGYELTIHIDGAARGNPGPAGAGAVLIDQDGRLRAEVSVYLGECTNNVAEYRALELALEKAHELGVRSVRVRTDSALVARQLNGSFRVKNGSLVPLYQRVKELAGRFERFVIEEVSREQNKRADVLANNAIDAALAAKGSGV; from the coding sequence GTGAAGACTGAGGCAAGCGACAGGGACCTTTACCGCGCACTCCGGGCCTTGCTGCCAGTGGAGGAGCTTGCTAAGCGTTTGGGGGTTGAGACCAGCCGTGTGGAGGCGCTGCTGAGCAGGCTTGAGGGCCTTTTGGCAAACGACCTCCCGGGCTACGAGCTGACCATCCACATAGATGGGGCGGCACGGGGTAATCCCGGTCCCGCTGGCGCAGGGGCAGTCCTGATCGACCAGGATGGTCGCCTACGGGCCGAGGTGAGCGTGTATTTGGGAGAATGTACCAACAACGTTGCGGAGTACCGGGCATTGGAGTTGGCGCTGGAGAAAGCGCATGAGTTGGGGGTACGGTCGGTGAGGGTGCGCACCGATAGCGCCCTGGTGGCACGGCAGCTCAACGGGAGTTTCCGCGTCAAGAACGGTAGCCTGGTTCCGCTGTACCAACGCGTCAAGGAGCTTGCGGGGCGGTTCGAACGGTTTGTCATCGAAGAAGTGAGCAGGGAGCAAAACAAGAGAGCGGACGTATTGGCCAATAACGCCATCGACGCGGCGCTGGCCGCGAAAGGGTCTGGTGTCTAG
- a CDS encoding glucose-1-phosphate thymidylyltransferase translates to MKALITSGGKGTRLRPLTHTQNKHLLPIANKPILFNALEFVAEAGIKEVGIVTNAEGLEVKEAVGDGSRWGIHVTYIPQEAPLGLAHVVKISQEFIGEEPFVFYLGDNMVVGGIKRFIEEFERQESNCHLTLARVKDPERFGVPEIRDGRIVRIEEKPKVPKSQYAVAGIYIYDSCIFEAVNNIQPSARGELEISDAHQYLLEKGYKVTYSEITGWWKDTGKPQDILEANRLVLEHLEPRVEGSVDEASHVAGAVTIEAGARIIGSHIRGPAIIGKRTIVENSYIGPFTSIQDDCIIRNSEVEFSIVMSHCRIIDVGIRIESSLLGYHAEVVRANGIPKTHRFMIGDQSRVEVA, encoded by the coding sequence ATGAAGGCACTGATCACAAGTGGGGGGAAAGGGACGCGGCTTCGACCGCTCACCCATACGCAGAACAAACACCTATTGCCCATTGCCAACAAGCCTATCTTGTTCAACGCCCTGGAGTTTGTCGCCGAGGCGGGGATCAAGGAGGTGGGCATTGTCACCAACGCCGAGGGGCTCGAAGTGAAGGAGGCAGTGGGCGATGGCTCCCGGTGGGGGATTCATGTGACCTACATCCCCCAGGAGGCACCCCTGGGCTTGGCACACGTGGTGAAAATATCGCAAGAGTTCATCGGCGAGGAACCATTCGTCTTCTATCTGGGCGACAACATGGTGGTGGGGGGGATCAAGCGCTTTATCGAAGAGTTTGAGCGACAAGAGTCCAATTGCCACCTCACATTGGCGCGCGTCAAGGACCCAGAGCGATTCGGGGTGCCAGAGATCAGGGATGGGAGGATCGTCCGCATCGAAGAGAAGCCCAAGGTGCCAAAGAGCCAGTACGCAGTGGCCGGTATCTACATCTATGACAGCTGCATCTTCGAGGCGGTCAACAACATTCAACCGAGCGCCCGGGGAGAGTTGGAGATCTCCGATGCTCACCAGTACCTGCTGGAAAAGGGGTACAAAGTCACCTACTCCGAGATCACCGGTTGGTGGAAGGATACGGGTAAGCCCCAGGATATCTTGGAGGCCAACAGACTGGTGTTGGAGCACCTGGAGCCACGTGTCGAGGGCAGTGTGGACGAGGCCTCGCACGTGGCCGGGGCAGTGACAATTGAGGCAGGGGCGCGCATTATTGGCAGCCACATTCGCGGGCCAGCGATTATCGGCAAACGTACGATTGTGGAGAACAGCTACATCGGCCCCTTCACTTCCATTCAGGATGACTGCATCATCCGCAACAGCGAGGTGGAGTTCAGCATCGTCATGTCTCACTGCCGGATCATCGATGTGGGCATTCGGATCGAGAGTAGCCTGTTGGGCTATCATGCAGAGGTGGTGCGCGCCAACGGCATACCCAAGACGCACCGTTTCATGATCGGCGACCAGAGCCGTGTCGAAGTAGCCTAA
- a CDS encoding D-glucuronyl C5-epimerase family protein, whose product MQAATQGKKGGSPVPIAYHFDFAGIEDFGEYRFDGDGIPQVNYGRATGWQYNAITVAQYGLDRLTKWTRTGQESLLEETRQAGDWLVEHCEEYRRGVGAWVYRYDLPFYGPKAPWISAMAQGEAISLLLRLWLVEGKESYLRTARRAFAAFRLSIERGGIVATFPDGTPVFEEFPTTPPPHVLNGHIFALLGVYDFWRATGDSLAQSLFQQAVVGLKTNLCRYDIGWWTLYDLHPTRRLASRMYHRIHVRLMEVLFALTGERAFQEWAARWRRYLDDPRIKVRWTAAKVLEKIRLRVRHV is encoded by the coding sequence ATGCAGGCGGCAACACAGGGAAAAAAGGGCGGTTCTCCTGTTCCTATCGCGTATCACTTTGACTTCGCTGGGATCGAAGATTTTGGGGAGTACCGATTTGACGGGGATGGCATTCCCCAGGTGAACTACGGCCGCGCAACGGGGTGGCAATACAATGCAATCACCGTGGCCCAGTACGGTCTGGACCGTTTGACAAAGTGGACGCGCACCGGCCAGGAGAGTCTGCTGGAAGAGACGCGGCAGGCAGGGGATTGGTTGGTGGAGCACTGCGAAGAGTACCGGCGCGGAGTTGGCGCATGGGTATATCGGTACGATCTGCCCTTCTACGGCCCCAAGGCCCCATGGATTTCCGCGATGGCCCAGGGCGAGGCGATTTCCCTGCTCTTGCGCTTGTGGTTAGTGGAAGGCAAAGAGAGCTACTTGCGTACAGCGAGGAGGGCATTTGCGGCGTTTCGGTTGTCCATAGAACGGGGAGGGATTGTAGCTACCTTTCCGGACGGTACTCCGGTTTTTGAGGAGTTCCCCACGACGCCGCCTCCGCACGTACTAAACGGACACATCTTCGCGCTCCTCGGCGTGTACGATTTCTGGCGGGCGACGGGGGATTCCCTGGCTCAGAGTCTCTTTCAACAGGCCGTTGTGGGATTGAAGACCAATCTCTGTCGTTACGACATCGGGTGGTGGACGTTGTACGACCTCCACCCGACACGCCGCTTGGCTTCCCGCATGTACCATCGCATTCATGTCCGGCTCATGGAAGTGCTCTTCGCTTTGACGGGCGAGCGGGCTTTTCAGGAGTGGGCCGCGAGATGGCGGCGCTACCTGGACGATCCCCGCATCAAGGTACGTTGGACAGCAGCTAAGGTGCTGGAAAAGATTAGGCTGCGGGTCCGCCATGTCTGA
- a CDS encoding glycosyltransferase family 4 protein has translation MLAYYFPPLGMGGVQRTAKFVKYLPLFGWEPVVVTVKDTAYFAKDHSLAEEVAQARVERTESLDPQRLLFLARRGLHRHPTKGEGVAGTAWKRYEALLRWLFVPDAKILWVPFGLVRAWRLHRRERIRVVMTTSPPPSAHLAGLLLRQFAGCRWVADFRDQWTGGHLDLSPTPLHRAVNKWLERIVLHHADAVVCVSHALAASLKSKSRRRDFASVVIPNGYDEEDFGPSPPRAKRGKLLVYCGSVGRLAHPGNYLKACAALIQKRRLNTSALRVVFVGTAIGVDLQGLVSQLGLERYVEVTGYLEHRAAVRWLQAADVLVLLLTGTTSQDVVPGKVFEYLRARKPILAVAPPGETVDLLEESAPHVVICQDTPEAIEQGLDELLYGASKVTEGSRAGLERFERRHLAARLAEVLNSV, from the coding sequence TTGCTTGCGTACTACTTTCCGCCGCTAGGAATGGGAGGGGTGCAGCGCACGGCAAAGTTCGTGAAGTACCTGCCCCTCTTCGGCTGGGAACCCGTCGTTGTGACGGTGAAGGACACGGCTTACTTTGCGAAAGACCATTCTCTCGCCGAGGAGGTTGCGCAGGCGCGTGTGGAGAGAACCGAATCCCTGGACCCCCAGCGTCTCCTTTTTCTTGCCAGAAGGGGGCTGCACCGCCATCCAACCAAGGGAGAGGGAGTGGCCGGCACGGCCTGGAAACGGTACGAGGCGTTGCTGAGGTGGCTCTTTGTTCCAGATGCAAAGATTCTCTGGGTTCCGTTTGGTTTAGTCAGAGCGTGGAGACTCCACAGGCGCGAGCGAATTCGGGTGGTGATGACAACTTCGCCGCCTCCTTCGGCACACCTGGCCGGTCTGCTGCTGCGCCAGTTTGCCGGGTGCCGCTGGGTTGCAGATTTCCGCGATCAGTGGACAGGGGGACATCTGGATCTTTCGCCTACGCCTTTGCACCGCGCCGTAAACAAGTGGCTGGAAAGAATCGTACTCCACCACGCGGACGCGGTAGTTTGCGTCTCGCATGCCCTTGCTGCCAGCCTGAAGAGTAAGTCGCGTCGGCGAGACTTTGCCTCGGTGGTCATCCCAAATGGTTACGACGAGGAGGATTTCGGTCCTTCGCCGCCAAGGGCCAAGAGGGGAAAGTTGCTTGTCTACTGTGGGAGTGTGGGTAGGCTGGCACATCCCGGCAACTACCTGAAGGCGTGCGCGGCGCTCATCCAGAAGAGGCGGCTGAATACCTCCGCGCTGCGGGTCGTGTTTGTAGGTACAGCGATTGGCGTTGACCTCCAGGGGCTGGTTTCGCAGCTGGGGTTGGAGCGCTACGTGGAAGTGACAGGGTACCTGGAACACCGCGCGGCGGTCCGCTGGCTGCAAGCCGCGGATGTGTTGGTTCTGCTCCTGACGGGAACCACTTCGCAGGATGTGGTCCCAGGTAAAGTTTTTGAGTACTTGCGTGCACGTAAACCAATCCTTGCAGTGGCCCCGCCCGGCGAGACTGTCGACTTGTTGGAGGAGTCCGCCCCGCACGTGGTGATATGCCAAGATACCCCAGAGGCAATCGAACAAGGTTTAGATGAACTCCTTTATGGAGCTTCGAAAGTGACGGAGGGAAGTCGCGCTGGCCTCGAGCGCTTTGAACGCCGGCACCTCGCTGCGCGGCTGGCTGAGGTGCTGAACTCGGTTTGA